The sequence agcagatcttcaactattttctctgtgttttctgtcctccctccctgttctgggactccaatcacacgcaagttaaccttcttgatagagtcccacatgattcttagggtttcttcattttttttaattcttttatctgatttttttccagctatgttgatgttaattccctggccctccagatttcccactctgcattctaattgctcaagtctgctcctctgacttcctattgcattgtttaattctgtaattttattgttaatcttttggatttctgcatgctgtctctctatggattcttgcaacttattaatttttccactatgttcttgaataatctttttgagttcttcaactgttttatcagtgtgttccttggctttttctgcagtttgccttatttcatttctgaggtcatccctgatatcttgaaaaaaaagaagctttctgtaaattagttttttatattctgtatctgataattccaggattgtatcttcatttgggaaagattttgattcttttgtttggggggttgtagaaactgtcatggtctgcttctttatgtggtttgatatcgactgctgtctccgagccatcactaagatattgtagtgatttattctgtatttgctcactgagtcttatcttgttttttttctttcaatatacgtggatgggctactagattgtgctgtcttgattcttgtagcccttgacttacttaggacctattaccagctggtttgggctgttgccagatatatatgcctgagtctattcactattcttgagtagaatctgattttgggtcatcaggtTTGccctgcaccctaacacctatccaccttgagaagtagtggtgatagttgtgtgcaccagattctattagcagctggggttcataatccggggggggcaggatgctgataggcttccccccaagtgtcagtgaggtaggtgtgtctctattcctaaagcaccttgttgggagggctctgcagctgtaccttaggcccccagtgcaagcacctctacagattggtaggtgtcaccctccttagacccctaagacaagaggctaggtggtctggggggagcttcagccctcagttccctgttgtgggtcagttagggctctgttgaatatgcagagatatcaaacctgggaaacttgtttttccagtaaatccgcttaaaaaaaaatgcagtcagatccctatcagaaaagcctttgcattataatagcctccttgttccctgtagggatgaaagccggaGATAcagatcacatatgcttggctggagctggttctgtgtttttagtccaattagggaaggatttttggtccctgggttttttgtggttgcttttctcaggccggaagaatgggttaggaaaagaccaaaaaaaaaaaaaaagggaaaagaaaagccgtgGAGCCTTCTccatctggctcaggaaattccagtgttaatgaagccacctgggaaggggaggggagggttcagaaaaacaggagagagtagcaccccggaatatagacaaagttgcttatcttgcttgggatgactcttttatctgagattcccgaggggcgtgtcgcctatgtgtgctggctgggtagagattgcctctGAGGGTCTGGCCCGTAGAAGCCCTGGTCAGTTCCTCGGctaccagtccaaagcccagcgtcaaggttccctggctgggacgctgcactcccggctccaaaaccagttgctgcctcccggggacttctcctcccgccagcagCATTGTCGTGCAGCCCGCagagaccagctgggccccctcccgaggtcaattcagggggatagggctgcgccccgtgtttgcaccatgacaggatgccgtgctcagctcctctgcacccagtccaaagccaggCGCcaaggctccccggctgggacgctgcactcctggctccaaaaccggttgctgcctcccaggaaattctcctcccgccagccgcatcaCCGCACAGCCCGcccggaccggctgggccccctcccggggtcagttcaggggggtagggctgcgccccgtgtttgtgccgtcacaggatgctgtgttcagctcccctacgcccagtcctaagcccagcgccaaggttacctgactgggacgctggctccaggctccgaaaacagtcgctgcttccctgtagttgttcgttctccatctctgtcactcaggtcaactctttaaatctgtgtttgttgttcagggttcgtagattgtcatgtatgtgattgactcacttgtttttctgagtctttgttgcaagagggatccaaggtagcatctacctagtcagccgtcttggccccTTCTCAATAGCTGGAATTTTATGAGTCTGCAAAGACCATCCCCCGCAGATAACCTTTCTATACGCACAATGTCTTTAGCAATTTTACTGTCTGGTTCCACTTTCTTATTTCCCCTCAGAAGGTGCTCAGTCAAGACAAAACTACGGTTATCAGGCTCATCTCAGCATAACGTGATGCTGAACATGAACACAGCTTTAAAGGTTTGGAAGTACAATAACCTGAACTTATGACATAgaattgcttttgaaaaatcatatatgaataaatattaaaaaagattGTCAGCAGATTAAGGTTTTTTTCATGTGAACCAATTTGTGTTTCttaattataaatttaatttgATTTCATTAAAGTTAACTTATTATTTTCTCTGATTTACTGTCTGAAGATCTGCCCCCAGGTATACTATGAAGCCTCATAGTGGCTGATTATTTGCAGATatattttgcccacaggaatCAAGTTTCTTTTAATATTACATTAATAGTATATTATTGCATCAAACCCTACAAAATAAGAGGTTTCattaaggaaatatttttctaCCAAGCTGTCTCTTGAGAGCAGCCTTAATCTCATTATTCCTGAGACTGTAGATgagggggttcagcatggggattGCCACCATATAGAACACAGACACCACCTTGTTCTGGTCAGTAGAATAGCTGGATTTGGGCATCACATAAATGAATGTAATGGTCCCATAGAACAGAGTGACTGCAGTGAGGTGGGAggtgcaggtggagaaggccttgtggcGGCCCTCGGTGGAGCGCATCTTCAGGATGGTGATGAGGATGTAGGCGTAGGAGATGGCTATGAGAAACACTGTGACCAGAATGATGGAGCCAGCAGAAAATGAGAGGGCCACTGCAGGGATACTGACATCAGAACAGGAAAGTTCAACTAAAGGAGCAAAATCACAGAAAAAATGATTGACCTGATTTGGTCCACAGAAGTATAAAGAATCAAAGCAAATAGTACAACAACAAGTATTGAGAAAAGCACATACACAAGCCATAGAGAATAGCTGGACACAGACTTGCGTGGACATTTTAGTTAAAtaaagcagtgggttgcagattgCTACAAagcgatcataggccatggcAGCCAGAAGACAGCACTCAGCTGACCCAAAGAAAACAACTGAACCAAACTGTATGGCACATCCAAGAAAGGAGATTGTATGTCTCTCCACCAGAAAGTTTATAAGCAAATTGGGTGTGACAGAAGATGAAAAGCCTATGTCAGAAAAAGCCAAGTGgctcaggaaaaaatacataggatGATGGAGCTGAGAAGAGATTCTGATAAGGATGATTGTGCTGAGATTGCCAGATATGGTCACCAGATAGATGCATAGGATGACTGTGAAGAGGGCGACCCGAAGGGTAGGATCTTCTGTTAAGCCCAATAAAATGAACTCTGTCACTGCAGTGTGGTTTCCATCTACCAGGGAATCCATGAGACAATGTAGCTGGTTCAAAAAGGACCTGTGATGAAAATATTGCATTAAAGAAGCTATGAATTTCATGGTTTCATATTCGTAAATACATACATGGAAGTCTTTATAAACAAAtttttcaagttttgtttttaaaaatttaatgtttACTTAGAGCCccagaaaaatgtatatatttatatgcagtgGCGAGTCCCTCTCTAGGTTTAAATCACTTTTATTAAAAGCATCAGATAACTTGGTTGAAATAATGTAGTTTTTTCTTGCTAATATTATTGTTTACAATAGTGCATTCCAAGCGCCTCTAAatgtaaaaattagaaaacataagACTTATGCAAATAACGAAAGGATTggtaagtataaaaaaaatgtataaatacgGAATTACATACTGAAAACTAGCATAATtgctaatatttatttaatgcttacTAAACAACAGACACAGGACTAAGCATTTTATATACATACTTCTGTTTTAATTTCCATGAAATAATAAGTATTTTGTTATTCTCATTTCACAGCTAAGGAAACTGATAGCTGAAAAATTAAGTAACTTACCTGAAGTTGTATACGAAGTGGTGAATCAGGATATGAGCCCCAACGTTTGAATCCAGTCCATTTCGTTAGTAACTACAACATAAATGACATTGAATAATTATATCGATGAAGTTGAATATACTTGGAAATTAGTTAATAAGAGATTAACCTTTTTGCTTTCTGATAGCTAACACATAAAAGAGATGTCTAGTTAGTTACATAGTTCACAAAGGCTATCAGTAAGAcgagaacatttttttaaaggagaaatacAGTTATTCTTGATATTAATACAACACAGAAATTTCAAATTAGGGAATAGTCACCTTTTGAAAATTTATTAAATCTTTGTAGgtaaaatattattgttttatgaGGGAGTGTGAAATATCAATCTAATCACCATACAAAACACTACATGGCTCACACTCATGATTTGATTTGTTTGAATAATTACATTATTCAAACAAATCAAATCATTTTCTACTGTAACAATGTTTTCTAATTGGAGTATTGTAGAATGAAATAATATGGTATAGCCTCACAAGGTAAGAAGTTTAGCCAGGCTCACCCAGCTAGTGGCCAGGTTGACCCTCATCTGtagattttctgtctttttatccTGGGCTTTGTCCGTTGTGTCTTGTTGACTGTGATCCTAGAGCACTCAGACCCATAAATAAAGTAAAACTTTCTACAAAGATGCTTAAAATAATAAATCTCCAAAGAATCTAGAAGGTAATGAATTCATTAGCATTGTGGCTGAATGTCATATGTAGATAGAGTTTTTGGACTTATGGGTGGATAAGTAAGGAGTCCTAGTAATTTGAATTAAGCTCGTATTTTTATACTAACCTGACTGGAAACTTAAGTGAATTCCGAGTTACCTGCTAGCTGACTGCGTGATTACATCTGCCTGGTTCCCCAACTATGACTTATGAGTACAGACACGATCTGAGAGAGCAAAGTGTTCTCCATAGTAAATTATGAATCAGTACGTCAGGTTCACTCACAGATGCTGAAATCTTGCCTCTTGAAATAATCTATTCATCCTTCAGTAATAAATTCAAAGTCATTGTATTTATACAGCAACCatgctttctgttgttgtttgccTTTGGGGACAAACCTCTGAAGATTCAAATGTGATTCAAAGCACCAAAGATCATAATAACATTCTCCAGTGGAAACTGAACAGTTGAAATCCCACATAGACAACTAGTCTGAAGGGTTCTGTCAAGTCTCAAGTGgcctatttattcatttatttttgtttctatgtAGGTGTTAGTGCACTTTCAGTTGACAATTATCGgggtataataaaataaatttcttataactaaatttttttttttaaatattagtttttaatttactttgatATTTCATCTTAAGGGATACTAAAGTTCATATATAAAAGGTAATTTTATCTTCATTCACTCAGCTTGTTCATTTTATAAGTATTTGGTAGTTAGTGTAAGAAACTCCATTTGACACTTTGGGGAATATGAGGTGGATACCATACAAAGCtgaatttttaataacaaaattattTGAGATACGTACATATTTTTCCAGCAAAAGTTATAAAATATCTTAAAAGTGGTACAGATTGAGAACTATGAAGTAAAAAAATGATTTCCAAATAAGATAGCCTTTCATACTACGTGCATCAAAGGGATGACTACTGGTTTGTGGCTTATGTGACTCGGGGGATAACGGTAGAAGCTAGTATCTTCAAGCC comes from Elephas maximus indicus isolate mEleMax1 chromosome 7, mEleMax1 primary haplotype, whole genome shotgun sequence and encodes:
- the LOC126079421 gene encoding olfactory receptor 478-like, encoding MDSLVDGNHTAVTEFILLGLTEDPTLRVALFTVILCIYLVTISGNLSTIILIRISSQLHHPMYFFLSHLAFSDIGFSSSVTPNLLINFLVERHTISFLGCAIQFGSVVFFGSAECCLLAAMAYDRFVAICNPLLYLTKMSTQVCVQLFSMACVCAFLNTCCCTICFDSLYFCGPNQVNHFFCDFAPLVELSCSDVSIPAVALSFSAGSIILVTVFLIAISYAYILITILKMRSTEGRHKAFSTCTSHLTAVTLFYGTITFIYVMPKSSYSTDQNKVVSVFYMVAIPMLNPLIYSLRNNEIKAALKRQLGRKIFP